In the genome of Candidatus Pristimantibacillus lignocellulolyticus, the window TGCTGTTTTACCAACGGAAGGACGTGCTGCTACGATAATTAAGTCACTACGCTGGAATCCTGCTGTCATCCGATCAAGATCAACGAAACCAGATGGAATACCTGAAGTTCCCCCGCGGTTAGCGTAAAGGAATTCTACCTTCTCGAAAACTTCCATCAACACATCGCGTATAGAAATAAATCCGCTACTTGAGCGACGATTCGAAATCTCAAGAATCTTTTTCTCTGCATCACTAAGCATACTTGTTATATCTTCAGCATTGGCATAGCCATCAGAAACGATGTTCGTTGCAGTACGAATTAAGCGACGTAACATCGACTTTTCTTCAACGATTTGTGCATAATATTCTACGTTTGCCGCTGTAGGTACCGAATTGGCAAGTTTGGCAAGATAACTTACGCCGCCCACTTCTTCTAACATACCTTTGTCCTGCAATTGTGCTGTTAACGTCACGAGGTCAATCGGCTGATTGTTCTCGCCAAGCTCAATCATAGCTTCAAAGATCAGTTGATGGGCGCTACTATAGAAATCTTCACTCTTTACGCGTTCCAGCGCTGTAATTAAAGCTTCTGCTTGTAATAATGCCGCTCCAATAACAGCCTGTTCTGCCTCCATATTTTGCGGAGGTACGCGGTCAAATAATGGTTCTGAATTCATCTGCCCATTTCCTTTCTTCTTAGAGGTAGTTCAAAAAGCGGACTTTGATAACGTTGACTATGCTACGTAGTTTATTCGGCATCGAATATGGAGCGAACTTGGAAGGTCTAGCATAAGCTTACGAGGTATGTTTCTTGCAGAAACATTGCAGGTACGCGTGTACCAATTACGTACACTTGCGTTTCCTCCTTCCTCAAGTAGCGCCTCATCTTCTTGGTTCTGAAATCCCACTTTTTGAACCTTCATTTTAAGAGGTAGTTCAAAAAGCGGACTTTATGAGTATCCTATTTCAATATAAGCTCAAAATGTTCGCTTGTCTCCCGCCAAGAAAATGACATGAAGTTAGGAAACGAAGCGCGGAATGTACGGTATTGGTACATGAGCACTGTAGGCTTCCGATGAATGCCATTTTCGCCGCCGAATATGCTACGTTAGCTTATCCGCGTGATCACAATCGGACATTTTGAGCATCCTTATTATTCTTCTACGATTTGTACTTTCATCGTTGCTTTAACATCTGCATGTAACTTAACAGGTACTTGAGTTACGCCAAGAGAACGAATCGGCTCATCTAATTCCATTTTACGTTTATCCAATTTAATGCCAAGTGCTGCGATTGCATCAGCAATTTGTTTTGTTGTAATTGCGCCGAACAATTTGCCACCTTCACCAGCTTTAGCTTTTACTTGAATCGTTAATTCTTCAATTTTTTTACCTAAAGCGATCGCATCTTGTTTCTCTTGCTCTTTACGCTTTAGTTCAGATGCATGTTGCATATCTAATGTTTTCACATTACCTGCTGAAGCAATTTTAACTAAATTTTTAGGCAATAGAAAATTACGTACATATCCTTCAGAAACATCTTTAACTTCACCTTTTTTACCTTGACCTTTAACATCTTGTAGAAAAATTACTTTCATTCGAATAACCCCTCTTCATCCTCAATTTGTTTGAGTACTGTTTTTAACTTAGCTGCCACTTCATCAACAGTACCTTCTAGCTGTGCAGCGGCATTAGTTAGATGTCCACCGCCACCCATACGCTCCATAACAACCTGTACATTGATTTGTCCAAATGAACGGGCACTTACTGCTATTAAACCATCAGGTCGTTCAGAAACGACGAATGAAGCATAAATATTAGACATATTCAGCAAAGTATCTGCTGATTGAGCAATTAATAATTGCGATTTTACATGACCTTTTTCTACAACAGCTAGCGCAATATGTTCGTAAATGATCGTAGCATGCTTAATAATATCAGATTTATTAATATATCCATTCAAATCTTCTTGTAGCATTCGCTGGATCATCGATGAATCTGCGCCATTTCGACGTAGAAACGATGCCGCTTCAAATGTTCTGGCACCCGTTCTTAACGAAAAGCTTTTCGTATCAATCGTAATACCAGCTAATAACGAAGTTGCTTCGCGCACATCAAGCGAAATTCGATCGTGAATATATTGTAGCAGTTCAGTAACCAATTCACATGTTGACGATGCGTATGGCTCTAAGTACATCAATGTAGCATGACTGAGAAACTCCTCACTACGTCGATGATGATCGATAACTGCTAACCGCTCTGTCATCGTTAGAAGCTTCGGTTCAGCGACCATCGATGCTTTATGCGTATCTACGACAATAGCTAACGTTGCCGGTGTCATTAAAGCGATCGCCTGCTCAGGTGTAATGAAGCGCTTTGCGATTTTCTCATCCTCACGCAAAAGCTCCATCATACGATCGATAGATGGATTATTACCTTCTAATACAATGTATGATTCTTTGCCAAGCATACGGGCAGCTTTCAATATTCCAACCGCTGCACCGATCGCATCCATATCAGGTATACGATGTCCCATAATGACAACATTGTAACTTTCCTTAATAAGATCGCGCAATGTATGTGCCACAACACGTGCTCTTACTCTTGTACGTTTTTCTACTGCATTGGTTTTACCACCATAGAACGTTTGTCGTGTGCCAAACTTAACAGTTACTTGGTCGCCACCACGACCTAATGCAATATCCAGACTTCGATGTGCCCATTGACCTAGCTCGAGAATATGATCAGCACCCGCTGCAAACCCAATACTAAGGGTCATTGGTATTTTCTGATCACTTGTCATTTCACGTACATCATCAAGAATATCAAACCGTGTTTGTTCAAGTATGCGTAGTGTCTTTTGATCGGTAATAAGAAGAAATCGATCTGAAGTTAATCGTTTTAAATACACTTCAAATTTTTGTGCCCAATCCGTTATTACGCCAGTCACTTTAGAAAGTAATACTGAACGCTGATTATCATCAAGCCCTTGGGTTACCTCTTCCAAATTATCAATCATGACAACACCTAGAGATAATCGTTCCTCATCATACTTTTTATGTAGTGCCCATGTTTCCGTAATGTCTACGACGTAGACAATCCGATCCTTCTCACGGAAGGTGAGCCGGTACATATGTTGATGCAACATAATCTCAATTTTCCCTTCACGCTCTTTCAGTTGAGAAAGAGATTGTGAAAGAGAAGGGAATAACTTCGTTAACGATTCACCAACTAATGATTGTTCTTGCATAATTTGATTAATATAAGGATTATTCCACTCTACGATGTTGTCTTCATTATAAATAATAATACCAAAAGGTAACTCTTGAATAACATCCGTTCCGCCCTTCTTCAGGCGATAGGATAGCGTCTGAATATACGCTTTAAATTCGTGGCGAAATGCACGCTCAGCAATATACATATAGACAGCTACACCTATAGATAACAGTAGTCCAATTGCTCCTGCTATCCACGAAAAGAAAGTTAGCATGACTGATAATAACAGCATAATAACGATGGAAATAATACTATGAAGACCGTGCCAACGTCTCGTTAAAAAATTCGGCATATACATAATCGCTCCCGTGCCTATGTTTGCTTAGAAAAGTACTTTCTAAGTGGAAAAGCCGCGTCCAATATCCCGATAATACTGAAAAAAGGTAATACGAGGATAGGAATTGCTATTAAAATCGGAATGATTTTTGGCCAATTTCGATTATGTGCGAGATAGTAGAAAAAACCAACCGCTTGAATAGAGAATAAGAAACTTAACGCTGGCACAAGATTTGCAAGTGCTACCGCTAGAAACGAAGTATCCAACGGATCTACCATCATCTGAATAATATAGACAAGTAGGTAGATAAATAATATGGAACGTGGTAAGCG includes:
- the rplI gene encoding 50S ribosomal protein L9, with product MKVIFLQDVKGQGKKGEVKDVSEGYVRNFLLPKNLVKIASAGNVKTLDMQHASELKRKEQEKQDAIALGKKIEELTIQVKAKAGEGGKLFGAITTKQIADAIAALGIKLDKRKMELDEPIRSLGVTQVPVKLHADVKATMKVQIVEE
- a CDS encoding DHH family phosphoesterase produces the protein MPNFLTRRWHGLHSIISIVIMLLLSVMLTFFSWIAGAIGLLLSIGVAVYMYIAERAFRHEFKAYIQTLSYRLKKGGTDVIQELPFGIIIYNEDNIVEWNNPYINQIMQEQSLVGESLTKLFPSLSQSLSQLKEREGKIEIMLHQHMYRLTFREKDRIVYVVDITETWALHKKYDEERLSLGVVMIDNLEEVTQGLDDNQRSVLLSKVTGVITDWAQKFEVYLKRLTSDRFLLITDQKTLRILEQTRFDILDDVREMTSDQKIPMTLSIGFAAGADHILELGQWAHRSLDIALGRGGDQVTVKFGTRQTFYGGKTNAVEKRTRVRARVVAHTLRDLIKESYNVVIMGHRIPDMDAIGAAVGILKAARMLGKESYIVLEGNNPSIDRMMELLREDEKIAKRFITPEQAIALMTPATLAIVVDTHKASMVAEPKLLTMTERLAVIDHHRRSEEFLSHATLMYLEPYASSTCELVTELLQYIHDRISLDVREATSLLAGITIDTKSFSLRTGARTFEAASFLRRNGADSSMIQRMLQEDLNGYINKSDIIKHATIIYEHIALAVVEKGHVKSQLLIAQSADTLLNMSNIYASFVVSERPDGLIAVSARSFGQINVQVVMERMGGGGHLTNAAAQLEGTVDEVAAKLKTVLKQIEDEEGLFE